From a single Bradyrhizobium sediminis genomic region:
- a CDS encoding TetR/AcrR family transcriptional regulator: protein MVAAKPTPLHPVGDEDSSKRRQIVDGARKVFLDLGFDGASMGEIARSAGVSKGTLYVYFADKSRLFEAIVEEESLAQGRIAFNFDPERDVTTTLMDFGQAYIQLLCRPGGGSATRTVMAIAERMPEVGRRFYDNVVSLTIAKLAAYLEVHVTSGDLEIGDCQLAATQFMQLCQASLFMPFLFQAAPAPTAERIAEVVGSATRMFLAGYQKKRD, encoded by the coding sequence ATGGTTGCAGCAAAGCCCACTCCGCTCCACCCCGTCGGCGACGAGGACTCCTCGAAGCGGCGCCAGATTGTCGACGGCGCGCGCAAGGTGTTCCTGGATCTCGGCTTCGACGGCGCCAGCATGGGCGAAATCGCCCGCTCGGCCGGCGTGTCCAAGGGCACGCTCTATGTCTACTTCGCCGACAAGAGCCGGCTGTTCGAAGCCATCGTCGAGGAGGAATCGCTCGCGCAGGGCAGGATCGCGTTCAACTTCGACCCCGAACGGGACGTCACCACCACGCTGATGGATTTCGGCCAGGCCTACATCCAGTTGCTGTGCCGGCCCGGCGGCGGATCGGCCACGCGCACGGTGATGGCGATCGCCGAGCGGATGCCGGAGGTCGGCCGGCGCTTCTACGACAACGTGGTGTCGCTCACCATCGCCAAACTCGCCGCCTATCTCGAGGTTCACGTCACATCCGGCGATCTCGAAATCGGGGACTGCCAGCTCGCGGCGACGCAGTTCATGCAGCTGTGCCAGGCCTCGCTGTTCATGCCGTTCCTGTTTCAGGCGGCGCCGGCGCCTACCGCCGAGCGCATCGCCGAAGTGGTCGGCAGCGCGACGCGGATGTTCCTGGCGGGGTATCAGAAGAAGCGGGATTGA
- a CDS encoding HlyD family secretion protein gives MAAARDQAARILRSEPDVAEDEFARDASAAPAEPHRSHIPGEPVARRPAEAPASPSITSPATTSPATTSPAGAKPAGAPEAAAPPSGKRKLVLMGVLALLALAAAGYGVYFVLVGRFYVSTDDAYVRANNTMLGARVSGHIAAILPGDNVVVRTGDVIFRIDDGDYRIAVDAARSRIATQQATIDRIGRQVTALESAAEQSKAQLASAEAVLKRAGLDFERQQALSTKGFASRATFEVSEAGRDQGVAAVKSAQAAYDAARDNVEVTRAQQAEARAQLMELQASLAKAQRDLDFTNVRAPVDGTFSNRLVNTGDFVQAGQRLGNLVPLNDVFIDANYKETQLKRIRPGQPVRISVDAYGHRKFAGFVDSISPAAGSVFTLLPPDNATGNFTKIVQRLPVRIRVPKDVARQNLLRAGMSVYTTVDTREGAVDADSEADLDAPAMVHPK, from the coding sequence ATGGCCGCAGCGAGAGACCAGGCCGCACGCATCCTTCGTTCCGAGCCGGACGTGGCGGAAGACGAATTCGCGCGCGACGCCTCTGCCGCTCCGGCCGAACCGCATCGGTCTCATATTCCAGGAGAGCCTGTGGCGCGCCGCCCCGCGGAAGCGCCCGCGAGTCCTTCCATCACAAGCCCTGCCACCACGAGTCCTGCCACCACGAGTCCTGCCGGCGCAAAGCCGGCCGGCGCGCCGGAAGCAGCAGCGCCGCCATCGGGCAAGCGCAAGCTGGTGCTGATGGGCGTGCTCGCGCTGCTTGCGCTCGCCGCGGCCGGCTACGGCGTCTATTTCGTCCTGGTCGGACGCTTCTACGTCTCGACCGACGACGCCTATGTGCGCGCCAACAACACCATGCTCGGCGCACGGGTGTCCGGACACATCGCGGCGATCCTTCCCGGCGACAATGTGGTGGTGCGGACCGGCGATGTGATCTTCAGGATCGACGACGGCGATTATCGCATCGCGGTTGACGCCGCGCGTTCCAGGATAGCGACCCAGCAGGCCACCATCGACCGCATCGGCCGCCAGGTCACGGCACTGGAAAGCGCCGCCGAACAGTCCAAGGCGCAGCTCGCCTCGGCCGAAGCCGTGCTGAAGCGGGCCGGTCTCGATTTCGAGCGCCAGCAGGCGCTGAGCACGAAGGGCTTCGCCTCGCGCGCCACCTTCGAAGTGTCGGAAGCCGGACGCGACCAGGGCGTGGCGGCGGTTAAGTCGGCGCAGGCCGCCTATGACGCGGCGCGCGACAATGTCGAGGTCACCAGGGCGCAGCAGGCCGAGGCCCGCGCGCAGCTCATGGAATTGCAGGCGTCGCTCGCCAAGGCCCAGCGCGATCTCGACTTCACCAATGTGCGCGCGCCGGTCGACGGCACCTTCTCCAACCGTCTCGTCAACACCGGCGACTTCGTCCAGGCCGGACAGCGGCTCGGCAATCTGGTGCCGCTCAACGACGTCTTCATCGATGCCAATTACAAGGAGACGCAGCTCAAGCGCATTCGTCCGGGCCAGCCGGTCAGGATCTCGGTCGACGCCTACGGCCATCGCAAGTTCGCAGGCTTCGTCGACAGCATCTCGCCCGCGGCGGGCTCGGTGTTCACGCTGCTGCCGCCGGACAACGCCACCGGCAACTTCACCAAGATCGTGCAGCGGCTGCCGGTGCGCATTCGGGTGCCGAAGGACGTCGCAAGACAGAACCTGTTGCGCGCGGGCATGTCGGTCTACACGACCGTCGATACCCGCGAGGGCGCGGTGGACGCCGACAGCGAGGCCGATCTCGATGCGCCGGCCATGGTTCATCCGAAATGA
- a CDS encoding DMT family transporter, giving the protein MSSTSRTLTSPALPREHLGLVLGFVGMAIFGGTLPATRIAVSAIDPLAMTALRTAIAGLCSLALLVVLRRPPPPRRLWPQLAIAMICVSIAFPFLMALGVQTVDASHGGVVLGILPIATALVAVVITHERPRPLFWIASMAGAALVIAFALRQGGGTFSAGDLFLFAAVAVSAIGYAFSGRLTAQMPGWEVISWVLVMALPISLPAAALTMPADIGQIALKPWLSLLYVALFSQWIGFFAWNAGMAMGGIARVSQVQLLQPFVTFALAAFFNDETITLQILLFAAAVVATVAISTRTRSRPAPVVQG; this is encoded by the coding sequence ATGTCCTCCACCTCACGCACCCTCACCTCTCCTGCGCTGCCGCGCGAGCATCTCGGCCTGGTGCTGGGCTTTGTCGGCATGGCGATCTTCGGCGGCACGCTGCCCGCGACCCGCATCGCGGTGTCCGCGATCGATCCGCTCGCCATGACCGCGCTGCGCACCGCGATTGCCGGATTGTGTTCGCTGGCGCTGCTGGTCGTGTTGCGCCGGCCGCCGCCGCCGCGCCGGCTGTGGCCGCAACTGGCGATCGCGATGATTTGCGTCAGCATCGCCTTTCCGTTCCTGATGGCGCTCGGGGTGCAGACCGTCGACGCCTCGCATGGCGGGGTGGTGCTGGGGATTCTCCCGATTGCCACCGCGCTGGTCGCCGTCGTCATTACCCACGAGCGCCCAAGGCCGCTGTTCTGGATCGCGTCGATGGCGGGTGCTGCGCTGGTGATTGCGTTCGCGTTGCGCCAGGGCGGCGGCACGTTCTCGGCCGGCGACCTCTTTCTGTTCGCGGCGGTGGCCGTATCCGCGATCGGTTACGCCTTCTCCGGCAGGCTGACGGCGCAGATGCCGGGCTGGGAGGTCATCAGCTGGGTGCTGGTGATGGCGCTGCCGATCTCGCTGCCGGCGGCGGCGCTGACGATGCCCGCCGATATCGGCCAGATCGCGCTGAAACCATGGCTGTCGCTGCTGTACGTCGCGCTGTTCTCGCAATGGATCGGGTTCTTCGCCTGGAATGCCGGCATGGCGATGGGCGGCATCGCGCGGGTGTCGCAGGTGCAATTGCTGCAGCCGTTCGTCACCTTCGCGCTGGCGGCGTTCTTCAACGACGAGACCATCACGCTGCAGATCCTGCTGTTCGCAGCCGCCGTGGTGGCGACGGTGGCGATCAGCACGCGCACCCGAAGCCGCCCGGCCCCGGTCGTTCAGGGCTGA
- a CDS encoding O-antigen ligase family protein — translation MIEAARREPGRSRLALVLPARFSPAAWILSVDLLTVLIAVLLPWSTSGVAIAAVLWLIALVPAIELRAFWRSLMRPVSALPIAIFALALAGTLWSEAAWGARLYAVGPAAKLLVLPLLLYHFERSSRGAWVFIAFLVSCTLLMLVSWAVAFEPSLTLKPNAEMRGIFVKNYIDQSQEFALCAVALAYPIMTLLRANRIRLAVLLAAVSLSLLANMMFVVVSRTALVTMPIMLAVFALLHLKWRTSLAISGAAVAIVGLAWTMSPQLQWTTTTFLRDYRIYKELDQPTSIGLRLEFWQKSLRFIAEAPVIGHGTGSTRGLFEQAATGPKVLAGSQVVSNPHNQTLHVAIQWGMLGVIVLYAMWWRHFVLFRGEGLAAWIGLLVVVQNIFTSLFNSHLFDFHEGWMYVLGVGVAGGMVLGARRDAGTTAFAAVSGPQGTRDG, via the coding sequence ATGATTGAAGCTGCAAGACGAGAGCCGGGCCGGTCCAGGCTTGCGCTGGTTCTTCCCGCCCGGTTCAGCCCGGCGGCGTGGATCCTCAGCGTCGATCTGCTGACGGTGCTGATCGCGGTGCTGCTGCCGTGGTCGACCTCCGGCGTGGCGATTGCCGCGGTGCTCTGGCTGATCGCGCTGGTTCCCGCCATCGAGTTGCGCGCCTTCTGGCGCTCGCTGATGCGGCCGGTCTCCGCGCTGCCGATCGCGATCTTTGCGCTGGCGCTCGCCGGAACCCTGTGGTCGGAAGCAGCCTGGGGCGCGCGCCTCTATGCGGTCGGCCCCGCCGCAAAACTGCTGGTGCTGCCGCTGCTGCTCTATCATTTCGAACGCTCGTCCCGCGGCGCATGGGTGTTCATCGCCTTCCTCGTCTCCTGCACGCTTCTGATGCTGGTGTCCTGGGCGGTCGCTTTCGAGCCCAGCCTCACGCTCAAGCCCAACGCCGAGATGCGGGGGATCTTCGTCAAGAACTACATCGATCAAAGCCAGGAATTCGCGCTGTGCGCGGTGGCGCTGGCCTATCCGATCATGACCTTGCTGCGAGCCAACCGGATCCGGCTTGCGGTGCTGCTCGCGGCGGTTTCGCTCAGCCTGCTGGCGAACATGATGTTCGTCGTGGTTTCGCGCACCGCGCTGGTGACCATGCCGATCATGCTCGCGGTATTCGCGCTGCTGCATTTGAAATGGCGCACCAGCCTCGCGATATCAGGCGCCGCTGTCGCCATCGTCGGCCTGGCGTGGACGATGTCGCCCCAGTTGCAGTGGACCACCACGACGTTCCTGAGGGATTACCGGATCTACAAGGAACTGGATCAGCCGACCTCGATCGGGTTGCGGCTTGAATTCTGGCAGAAGTCGCTGCGCTTCATCGCCGAGGCCCCGGTGATCGGGCACGGGACCGGATCGACGCGGGGGCTGTTCGAGCAGGCCGCGACCGGACCCAAGGTGCTGGCCGGCAGTCAGGTCGTCAGCAATCCGCACAATCAGACCCTGCACGTCGCGATCCAATGGGGCATGCTCGGGGTCATCGTGCTCTATGCGATGTGGTGGCGGCACTTCGTGCTGTTTCGCGGCGAGGGCCTGGCGGCATGGATCGGCCTGCTGGTGGTGGTGCAGAACATCTTCACCTCGCTGTTCAATTCGCATCTGTTCGATTTTCACGAAGGCTGGATGTACGTGCTGGGCGTCGGCGTCGCCGGCGGCATGGTGCTCGGCGCGCGGCGCGATGCCGGAACGACGGCCTTCGCCGCTGTCTCCGGCCCGCAAGGAACCAGGGATGGCTGA
- a CDS encoding DHA2 family efflux MFS transporter permease subunit: MADATTAPPSMMSAPAVPDERIPPRRLFAFLIMVFGMFMSILDIQIVSASLAEIQAGLSASSSEVSWVQTSYLIAEVIAIPLSGFLSRAFGTRLLFAISASGFTIASFLCGFASTIEQMILWRAIQGFLGAGMIPTVFASAYTVFPRAKFYIVGPIIGLVATLAPTVGPTVGGIITDWLSWHWLFFINIVPGIGITVGVLALVDFDQPNFKLLERFDWWGLVFMAGFLGSLEYVLEEGPQYEWLQDTSVAVCATICAVSAIAFFWRVLTVDEPIVDIRTFGDRNFGIGCLISFCVGIGLYGLTYMYPRYLAEVRGYSALMIGETMFVSGAAMFLTAPIVGRLMQRIDMRLIIAIGLVIFALGSFQMTWITRDYDFYELLVPQVLRGIGMMFAMVPTNTISLGTLAPERVKNASGLFNLTRNLGGAVGLAVINSVLNQRTDLHIARLHERVTWGNATATETLNMFTQRLQGMGDASLMAMKQLSQIVHRQAVVMGFGDAFLMLTVFYFGLTVMVAFLNKPAGVLSEPGH, encoded by the coding sequence ATGGCTGACGCCACCACCGCCCCGCCTTCGATGATGAGCGCCCCCGCGGTGCCGGACGAGCGCATCCCGCCGCGGCGGCTGTTTGCGTTTCTCATCATGGTGTTCGGGATGTTTATGTCGATCCTGGACATCCAGATCGTCTCGGCCTCGCTCGCCGAAATCCAGGCCGGCCTGTCGGCCAGCTCATCCGAAGTGTCGTGGGTCCAGACCTCGTATCTGATCGCCGAGGTGATCGCGATTCCCCTGTCCGGATTCCTGTCGCGGGCGTTCGGCACCAGGCTGCTGTTTGCGATTTCCGCCTCCGGCTTCACCATCGCGAGCTTCCTGTGCGGCTTCGCCTCGACCATCGAACAGATGATCCTGTGGCGCGCGATCCAGGGCTTTCTCGGCGCCGGCATGATCCCGACCGTGTTCGCCTCGGCCTATACGGTGTTTCCGCGCGCCAAATTCTACATCGTCGGCCCGATCATCGGCCTGGTCGCCACGCTGGCGCCGACCGTCGGCCCGACGGTCGGCGGCATCATCACCGACTGGCTGTCCTGGCACTGGCTGTTCTTCATCAACATCGTGCCGGGCATCGGCATCACCGTCGGCGTGCTGGCGCTGGTCGATTTCGACCAGCCGAACTTCAAGCTGCTGGAGCGGTTCGACTGGTGGGGCCTGGTCTTCATGGCGGGCTTTCTCGGCTCGCTCGAATACGTGCTGGAGGAGGGTCCGCAATATGAGTGGCTGCAGGATACCTCGGTCGCGGTCTGCGCCACGATCTGCGCGGTCTCCGCGATCGCCTTCTTCTGGCGCGTGCTGACGGTCGACGAGCCGATCGTCGATATCAGGACGTTCGGCGACCGCAATTTCGGTATCGGCTGCCTGATCTCGTTCTGCGTCGGCATCGGCCTTTACGGCCTGACTTACATGTATCCGCGTTATCTCGCCGAGGTGCGCGGCTACAGCGCGCTGATGATCGGCGAGACCATGTTCGTGTCCGGCGCCGCCATGTTCCTGACCGCGCCGATCGTCGGCCGGCTGATGCAGCGGATCGACATGCGCCTGATCATCGCCATCGGCCTCGTCATCTTCGCGCTCGGTTCCTTTCAGATGACCTGGATCACCCGCGACTACGATTTCTACGAGCTCCTGGTGCCGCAGGTCCTGCGCGGCATCGGCATGATGTTCGCGATGGTGCCGACCAACACCATCTCGCTGGGGACGCTGGCGCCGGAGCGGGTGAAGAACGCCTCGGGCCTGTTCAACCTGACGCGCAACCTCGGCGGCGCGGTGGGCCTGGCGGTCATCAACTCGGTGCTGAACCAGCGCACCGACCTGCACATCGCGCGATTGCACGAGAGGGTGACCTGGGGCAATGCCACCGCGACCGAAACCCTCAACATGTTCACCCAGCGCCTGCAGGGCATGGGCGACGCCTCGCTGATGGCGATGAAACAACTGTCACAGATCGTGCATCGCCAGGCCGTGGTGATGGGATTCGGCGACGCCTTCCTGATGCTGACGGTGTTCTATTTCGGTCTCACCGTGATGGTCGCATTCCTGAACAAGCCTGCCGGCGTTCTGTCGGAGCCCGGGCATTGA
- a CDS encoding O-antigen ligase family protein, with product MAEAARTQPGRSGLSLVLSAWHDPAARIFNIDLLTVLIAILLPWSTTGVVIAAALWIAALVPTIEPRALLRSLLRPVSVLPIAMFALALAGTLWSEASWSARLYAVGPTVKLLVLPLLFYHFERSPRGAWVFIAFLASCALLMLGSWLVAFDPDLSLKPYFSRGPYAPASGIVVKNYIAQSQEFVLCALALAYPVLTLLRTNRIWLAAVVAAIALSFLANMMFVVISRTALVTMPVMLAIFALLHLRWRTAVAALCAVALLAAVVWNISPQLRATVSKFFTDYRLTAIQNDESGIGSRLLYWQRSLQFFAAAPVIGHGTGSTRGLFEQAAIGEVGARAIIVANPHNQTLNVAVQWGAVGVAVLYAMWLVHLLLFRGEGLAAWIGLLVVVQNIFTSLFNSHLFDFSEGWIYVLGVGVAGGMVLGARREAATRAPGQP from the coding sequence ATGGCTGAAGCCGCAAGAACACAGCCCGGCCGGTCCGGCCTTTCGCTGGTTCTTTCCGCATGGCACGATCCGGCGGCGCGGATCTTCAACATCGATCTGCTGACGGTTCTGATCGCGATCCTGTTGCCCTGGTCGACCACCGGTGTGGTGATCGCTGCGGCGCTCTGGATCGCCGCGCTGGTTCCCACCATCGAACCGCGCGCCCTGCTGCGGTCGCTGCTGCGTCCGGTCTCCGTGCTGCCGATCGCGATGTTTGCGCTGGCGCTCGCCGGCACGCTGTGGTCGGAGGCATCCTGGAGTGCGCGGCTGTATGCGGTCGGCCCGACCGTGAAACTGCTGGTGCTGCCGTTACTGTTCTATCATTTCGAACGCTCGCCCCGTGGCGCATGGGTTTTCATTGCCTTTCTGGCATCGTGCGCGCTGTTGATGCTGGGGTCGTGGCTGGTCGCCTTCGATCCGGATCTCTCGCTCAAGCCCTATTTTTCACGCGGCCCCTATGCCCCCGCCAGCGGGATTGTCGTCAAGAACTACATCGCCCAGAGCCAGGAATTCGTGCTGTGCGCGCTGGCGCTAGCCTATCCGGTCCTGACTTTGCTGCGAACCAACCGAATTTGGCTGGCGGCGGTGGTAGCGGCGATCGCCCTGAGCTTCCTCGCCAACATGATGTTCGTGGTGATTTCGCGAACGGCGCTGGTGACGATGCCGGTCATGCTGGCGATATTCGCGCTGCTGCATCTGAGATGGCGAACGGCGGTTGCCGCCTTGTGCGCCGTTGCACTGCTTGCAGCCGTGGTCTGGAACATATCTCCCCAGCTGCGCGCGACCGTCTCGAAGTTCTTTACCGATTACCGGCTCACGGCGATCCAGAATGACGAGTCCGGCATCGGTTCGCGGCTACTGTACTGGCAGAGATCGCTGCAGTTCTTCGCCGCGGCCCCCGTGATCGGCCATGGCACCGGCTCGACGCGCGGGCTGTTCGAGCAGGCCGCGATCGGCGAGGTCGGCGCGCGTGCCATCATCGTCGCCAACCCGCACAACCAGACCCTGAACGTGGCGGTGCAATGGGGAGCGGTCGGTGTCGCCGTGCTCTACGCGATGTGGCTGGTCCATTTGCTGCTGTTCCGCGGCGAGGGCCTGGCGGCGTGGATCGGCCTCCTGGTGGTGGTGCAGAATATCTTCACCTCGCTGTTCAATTCACATCTTTTCGATTTCAGCGAAGGCTGGATATATGTGCTGGGCGTCGGCGTCGCCGGCGGCATGGTGCTCGGCGCGCGGCGCGAAGCCGCAACCAGGGCCCCGGGTCAGCCCTGA
- a CDS encoding TetR/AcrR family transcriptional regulator: MKPRDRILDAAMAVFRRHGFRRSSIEQAAEAAGLTRQALYHHFESKEALFRAVIERVHEDALAAEIAAVNAAEKAGGSLADVLFAGISARLQQFIASFDGSPHIEELFSEHLLQARDLYQKYAGLYVAQGAATIERVCRRQRLALAKGMTPEGLARCVEMAINGAKSANPGMQPADAFLRDLTVMARTLIAGAVVSLPKSRPARPAAKKAPPKKALPKKSAPKRPGGRT, translated from the coding sequence ATGAAGCCGCGCGACCGCATTCTCGATGCCGCCATGGCCGTGTTCCGCCGGCACGGGTTCCGGCGTTCGTCGATCGAGCAGGCGGCCGAGGCCGCGGGGCTGACGCGGCAGGCGCTCTACCACCACTTCGAATCCAAGGAAGCGCTGTTCCGCGCCGTAATCGAGCGGGTGCATGAGGATGCGCTGGCTGCCGAGATCGCGGCGGTAAACGCTGCGGAAAAGGCCGGCGGCAGCCTTGCCGACGTTCTCTTCGCCGGGATCAGCGCCCGATTGCAGCAGTTCATCGCCTCGTTCGACGGCTCGCCGCATATCGAGGAGCTGTTTTCCGAACACCTCTTGCAGGCGCGCGATCTCTATCAGAAATATGCCGGGCTTTACGTCGCGCAGGGTGCGGCGACGATTGAACGGGTTTGCCGCAGGCAACGCCTCGCGCTGGCCAAGGGCATGACGCCCGAGGGGCTTGCCCGCTGCGTCGAGATGGCGATCAACGGCGCCAAATCCGCCAATCCCGGGATGCAGCCGGCCGACGCTTTCTTGCGCGATCTCACCGTCATGGCGCGGACGCTGATCGCCGGCGCCGTCGTGTCCTTGCCGAAATCGCGGCCGGCAAGGCCTGCCGCGAAGAAAGCACCGCCAAAGAAAGCACTGCCGAAAAAATCCGCGCCGAAAAGACCTGGAGGTCGAACATGA
- a CDS encoding MATE family efflux transporter, whose translation MKDLSQGSIVSHIAVMAPQIFVGMILMMLCGLIDLYFVAGLGDAAIAGVGAAGNVGFLINALTQILSVGAVSLISQAVGRKDRADANLIFNQSLGLSAAGALFTMVAGCMLARSYMRSVAVDEAVIEAGTTYLVWFVPALALQFVALVMGSALRGTGIVRPTVIVQAVTVIINMLLAPILISGWGTGLALGVAGAGLASTIAVAIGVAMMWIYFHRYEHYVAINSALWRPQLAQWKRILGIGLPAGGEFAIIFLNMAVIYFALRHFGAAAQAGFSIGSRLLGLIHMPGISIALAAGAIAGQNFGAGNGERVRRTFKTVLLLVTAVMIGFMMIAQWRPEFFLGGFTEDAATIAVGALFLRMVSLNNVAQGVNFVCSSMFQGLGNTRPVLFSSGARLLTNTLPLIWLSAMPGFRIEHAWYLSIATTTLQAGLSLWLLRLEFRKRLGPVLQ comes from the coding sequence ATGAAGGACTTGAGCCAGGGCTCGATCGTGAGCCACATCGCGGTGATGGCTCCGCAGATTTTCGTCGGCATGATCTTGATGATGCTGTGCGGGTTGATCGATTTGTATTTTGTCGCGGGCCTCGGTGACGCTGCGATTGCAGGCGTCGGCGCCGCAGGCAATGTCGGCTTCCTGATCAACGCGCTGACTCAAATTCTGAGCGTCGGCGCCGTGTCGCTGATTTCGCAGGCCGTCGGACGCAAGGACCGGGCCGATGCCAATCTGATATTCAATCAGTCGCTGGGGCTATCGGCGGCAGGGGCCCTGTTTACGATGGTTGCAGGATGCATGCTGGCGCGCAGCTACATGCGGTCGGTTGCCGTTGACGAGGCCGTGATCGAGGCGGGCACCACCTATCTGGTCTGGTTCGTGCCGGCGCTGGCGCTGCAATTTGTCGCGCTGGTGATGGGCTCTGCGTTGCGCGGCACCGGCATCGTGCGTCCCACCGTGATCGTGCAGGCCGTCACGGTGATCATCAATATGCTGCTTGCGCCGATTCTGATCTCGGGCTGGGGCACAGGTCTGGCGTTGGGCGTTGCCGGCGCCGGTCTGGCGAGCACGATCGCGGTCGCGATCGGCGTGGCGATGATGTGGATCTATTTCCACCGCTACGAGCACTACGTTGCCATCAACAGCGCGTTATGGCGTCCGCAATTGGCGCAATGGAAGCGCATACTGGGCATCGGGCTGCCTGCCGGAGGCGAGTTCGCCATCATATTCCTCAATATGGCGGTGATCTATTTTGCGTTGCGGCATTTCGGCGCCGCGGCTCAGGCGGGCTTCAGCATTGGCTCACGCCTGTTGGGCCTCATTCATATGCCGGGGATATCGATTGCCTTGGCGGCTGGCGCCATCGCCGGACAGAATTTTGGCGCTGGTAACGGTGAGCGTGTGAGAAGGACGTTCAAGACGGTCTTGCTATTGGTCACCGCTGTGATGATCGGCTTCATGATGATTGCGCAATGGCGGCCGGAGTTCTTCCTCGGCGGCTTTACCGAAGACGCGGCGACGATCGCGGTCGGTGCGCTGTTCCTGCGCATGGTCTCGCTGAACAATGTCGCGCAAGGGGTGAATTTCGTTTGCTCGAGCATGTTTCAGGGACTGGGCAACACCAGGCCGGTGCTGTTCAGCTCCGGCGCACGGCTGCTGACCAATACGCTGCCGCTGATCTGGCTGTCCGCGATGCCCGGTTTCCGGATCGAGCACGCCTGGTATTTGTCGATTGCCACGACGACGCTTCAGGCGGGGTTGAGTTTGTGGTTGCTGCGCCTGGAGTTCAGGAAGCGGCTGGGACCGGTACTGCAATGA